A single Pseudomonas sp. MM223 DNA region contains:
- the opgH gene encoding Glucans biosynthesis glucosyltransferase H (*Name opgH), which translates to MSNSSARPVSLGEYLAHLPLSDEQRAELASCTSFSELHQRLAAKPAADAAEAVQASVGPRLTVGSAAELEDAEMLGVDGSGRLCLKIAPPIKRTKVVPEPWRTNVLIRMWRRMTGRPNAPQPPKRELPPARWRTVGSIRRYILLTLMIGQTIVAGWYMKGILPYQGWSFVDMDEIVNQSLWQTVVQVWPYALQTSILILFGILFCWVSAGFWTALMGFLELLTGRDKYKISGSSAGNEPIAPEARTALVMPICNEDVPRVFAGLRATFESVAASGNLDRFDFFVLSDTNDTDIAVAEQQAWLDVCRETKGFGRIFYRRRRRRVKRKSGNLDDFCRRWGGEYKYMVVLDADSVMSGECLSSLVRLMEANPDAGIIQTGPKASGMDTLYARMQQFATRVYGPLFTAGLHFWQLGESHYWGHNAIIRMKPFIEHCALAPLPGKGAFAGAILSHDFVEAALMRRAGWGVWIAYDLPGSYEELPPNLLDELKRDRRWCHGNLMNFRLFLVKGMHPVHRAVFLTGVMSYLSAPLWFLFLVLSTALLATNTLMEPQYFIEPYQLYPLWPQWHPEKAVALFSTTIVLLFLPKLLSIILIWAKGAVEFGGRIKVTLSMLMEMLFSMLLAPVRMIFHTRFVLAAFLGWAATWNSPQRDDDSTPWSEAVRRHGPQTLLGIAWAGLVAWLNPSFLWWLAPIVGSLVLSIPVSVISSRTRLGLAAKDEKLFLIPEEYATPQELLATDQYTHENRWHALHDGFVRAVVDPRQNALACAMATARHGQAAPIEALRAERVAKAMEVGPKGLDLNTRLALLSDPVALARLHEQVWAEHNAAWIDVWRASIKNDPHSPLLPLHPENEGQPALVGA; encoded by the coding sequence ATGAGTAACTCAAGCGCAAGGCCAGTATCGCTTGGCGAGTACCTGGCTCACCTACCACTGAGTGACGAGCAACGGGCGGAGCTCGCCAGTTGCACGTCGTTCAGTGAGCTGCACCAACGCTTGGCGGCCAAACCGGCCGCCGACGCTGCCGAGGCCGTGCAGGCCTCGGTGGGCCCGCGCCTCACCGTAGGCAGCGCCGCCGAGCTGGAAGATGCCGAAATGCTTGGCGTCGACGGCAGCGGCCGCCTGTGCCTGAAGATCGCCCCGCCGATCAAACGCACCAAAGTCGTGCCCGAGCCTTGGCGCACCAACGTGCTGATCCGCATGTGGCGGCGCATGACCGGCCGCCCCAACGCGCCGCAGCCACCCAAGCGCGAGCTGCCGCCGGCACGCTGGCGCACGGTTGGTTCGATCCGCCGTTACATCCTGCTGACCCTGATGATCGGCCAGACCATCGTCGCCGGTTGGTACATGAAGGGCATCCTGCCGTACCAGGGCTGGTCGTTCGTCGACATGGACGAAATCGTTAACCAGTCACTGTGGCAAACCGTTGTCCAGGTATGGCCGTACGCCTTGCAGACGTCCATCCTGATCCTCTTCGGTATCCTGTTCTGCTGGGTGTCGGCGGGCTTCTGGACCGCGCTCATGGGCTTCCTTGAGCTGCTCACCGGGCGTGACAAATACAAGATTTCGGGCAGTAGTGCCGGCAACGAGCCGATTGCACCCGAGGCGCGTACCGCGCTGGTGATGCCGATCTGCAACGAAGACGTGCCGCGTGTGTTCGCCGGCCTGCGCGCAACGTTCGAGTCGGTGGCCGCCAGCGGCAACCTCGACCGTTTCGACTTCTTCGTGCTCAGCGACACCAACGACACCGACATTGCCGTGGCCGAGCAACAGGCCTGGCTGGACGTGTGCCGCGAAACCAAAGGCTTTGGCCGCATCTTCTACCGCCGCCGTCGGCGCCGGGTGAAGCGCAAGAGCGGCAACCTCGACGACTTCTGCCGTCGCTGGGGTGGCGAGTACAAGTACATGGTCGTGCTTGACGCAGACAGCGTCATGAGCGGTGAGTGCCTGAGCAGCCTGGTGCGCCTGATGGAGGCAAACCCGGACGCCGGCATCATCCAGACCGGGCCGAAAGCCTCGGGCATGGACACCCTGTACGCACGCATGCAGCAGTTTGCCACCCGCGTGTACGGCCCGCTGTTCACCGCTGGCCTGCACTTCTGGCAGCTGGGCGAGTCGCACTACTGGGGCCACAACGCGATCATCCGCATGAAGCCGTTCATCGAGCACTGCGCTCTGGCGCCGTTGCCGGGCAAGGGCGCGTTCGCCGGTGCAATCCTTTCCCACGACTTCGTCGAAGCTGCGTTGATGCGCCGTGCCGGCTGGGGCGTGTGGATCGCCTACGACCTGCCGGGTAGCTACGAAGAACTGCCACCCAACCTGCTGGACGAGCTCAAGCGCGACCGCCGCTGGTGCCACGGCAACCTGATGAACTTCCGCCTGTTCCTGGTCAAGGGCATGCACCCGGTGCACCGTGCGGTGTTCCTCACCGGGGTGATGTCGTACCTGTCGGCGCCGCTGTGGTTCCTGTTCCTGGTGCTGTCGACGGCGTTGCTGGCGACCAACACACTGATGGAGCCGCAGTACTTCATCGAGCCGTACCAGCTCTACCCGCTATGGCCGCAGTGGCACCCGGAAAAGGCCGTAGCGCTGTTCTCCACCACCATCGTGCTGCTGTTCCTGCCCAAGCTGCTCAGTATCATCCTGATCTGGGCCAAGGGTGCAGTCGAGTTCGGCGGGCGGATCAAGGTCACCTTGTCGATGCTGATGGAGATGCTGTTCTCCATGCTGCTGGCACCGGTGCGCATGATCTTCCACACCCGCTTTGTGCTGGCCGCGTTCCTTGGCTGGGCCGCGACCTGGAACTCGCCGCAGCGTGACGACGACTCCACGCCGTGGAGCGAGGCTGTGCGCCGCCATGGCCCGCAAACCTTGCTGGGTATTGCCTGGGCTGGGCTGGTGGCATGGTTGAACCCGAGCTTCCTGTGGTGGCTGGCGCCAATCGTTGGTTCGCTGGTGCTGTCGATCCCGGTTTCGGTGATCTCCAGCCGCACCCGCCTGGGCCTGGCGGCCAAGGACGAGAAGCTGTTCCTCATCCCCGAGGAATACGCCACCCCGCAAGAGCTGCTGGCCACCGACCAGTACACCCACGAAAACCGCTGGCATGCCCTGCATGACGGCTTCGTGCGGGCCGTGGTCGACCCGCGGCAGAACGCCCTGGCGTGCGCCATGGCCACTGCCCGCCATGGCCAGGCGGCGCCAATCGAAGCGTTGCGTGCCGAACGCGTGGCCAAGGCGATGGAAGTCGGCCCGAAAGGTCTGGACCTCAATACTCGCCTGGCCCTGCTCAGCGACCCGGTGGCGCTGGCCCGCCTGCACGAGCAGGTGTGGGCAGAGCACAATGCGGCGTGGATCGATGTGTGGCGCGCGTCGATCAAGAACGACCCGCACTCGCCGCTGTTGCCGCTGCACCCTGAGAACGAAGGCCAACCGGCACTCGTCGGCGCCTGA
- the pip gene encoding Proline iminopeptidase (*Name pip), producing the protein MQTLYPQIKPYARHDLAVEAPHVLYVDESGSPEGLPVVFIHGGPGAGCDAQSRCYFDPNLYRIITFDQRGCGRSTPHASLENNTTWHLVEDLERIREHLGIDKWVLFGGSWGSTLALAYAQTHPERVHGLILRGIFLCRPQEIEWFYQEGASRLFPDYWQDYIAPIPPEERGDLVKAFHKRLTGNDQIAQMHAAKAWSTWEGRTATLRPNPLVVDRFSEPQRALSIARIECHYFMNNAFLEPDQLIRDLPKIAHLPAVIVHGRYDVICPLDNAWALHQAWPNSELKVIRDAGHAASEPGITDALVRAADQMARRLLDLPLEEA; encoded by the coding sequence ATGCAGACCCTCTACCCGCAGATCAAACCCTACGCCCGGCACGATCTGGCCGTGGAAGCGCCGCATGTGCTGTATGTCGACGAAAGCGGCTCGCCGGAAGGTCTGCCTGTGGTGTTCATCCACGGCGGCCCGGGTGCTGGCTGCGACGCCCAGAGCCGTTGCTACTTTGACCCCAACCTGTACCGCATCATCACCTTCGACCAGCGCGGCTGTGGCCGTTCCACGCCCCATGCGAGCCTGGAAAACAACACCACCTGGCACCTGGTCGAGGACCTGGAGCGCATCCGCGAGCACCTTGGCATCGACAAATGGGTGCTGTTCGGCGGCTCGTGGGGCTCGACCCTGGCCCTGGCCTACGCCCAGACCCACCCCGAGCGTGTGCATGGGCTGATCCTGCGCGGCATCTTCCTGTGCCGGCCGCAGGAGATCGAGTGGTTCTACCAGGAGGGTGCCAGCCGCCTGTTCCCCGACTACTGGCAGGATTACATCGCGCCGATTCCGCCAGAAGAGCGCGGCGACCTGGTCAAGGCCTTCCACAAGCGCCTGACCGGTAACGACCAGATTGCCCAGATGCACGCCGCCAAGGCCTGGTCTACCTGGGAGGGCCGTACCGCCACCCTGCGCCCGAACCCGCTGGTGGTCGACCGCTTCTCCGAGCCGCAGCGGGCACTGTCGATCGCCCGCATCGAGTGCCACTACTTCATGAACAATGCGTTCCTTGAGCCGGACCAGCTGATCCGCGACCTGCCGAAGATCGCTCACCTTCCAGCGGTGATCGTGCACGGCCGCTATGATGTGATCTGCCCGCTGGACAACGCCTGGGCCCTGCACCAGGCCTGGCCGAACAGCGAACTGAAGGTGATCCGCGACGCTGGCCACGCCGCGTCCGAACCAGGCATCACCGATGCCTTGGTGCGTGCCGCCGACCAGATGGCCCGCCGCCTGCTCGACTTGCCCCTGGAAGAAGCATGA
- the mdoG gene encoding Glucans biosynthesis protein G (*Name mdoG), translating to MIVSPQKASRIPGTGLRKALMASVALVGLMSAGQLWAFNLDDVAAKAKDLAGQKYEAPKSNLPAVFRDMKFADYQKIHFLQEKAEWAKDKTPFKLSFYHQGMHFDTPVKINEVTATKVEEIKYDPSRFEFGDVPHDPETTKNLGYAGFRVLYPINKADKQDEIMTLLGASYFRVVGKGHVYGLSARGLAIDTALPSGEEFPRFTEFWVEKPKPADKHLVIYALLDSPRSTGAYKLTLRPGNDTVVDVQSQVFLRDQVSRLGIAPLTSMFLFGPNQPSKVLNYRPALHDSEGLSIHAGNGEWIWRPLNNPKHLAVSNFSVENPRGFGLMQRQRAFSDYEDLDDNYQKRPSAWIEPKGDWGKGTVDLVEIPTADETNDNIVAFWSPEKLPEPGKPFEYAYRLHWTIDEAKFQAPELGSVKQTLRSTGDVKQSNLIRQPDGSVAFLVDFAGPALAALPEDTAVRSQISVDDNAEVVENNLRYNPETKGWRLTLRLKVKEANKSTEMRAALVRDVPVEPAKPAQDAKQDKAAAKHAKAEKAVKAEQPAADAAPTNGAPATTEKVLTETWSYQLPADE from the coding sequence GTGATTGTTAGTCCCCAAAAAGCATCAAGAATCCCCGGCACCGGGCTGCGCAAGGCCCTGATGGCCAGTGTGGCACTGGTCGGCCTGATGAGCGCGGGCCAGCTGTGGGCATTCAATCTTGACGATGTTGCAGCCAAGGCAAAGGATCTGGCCGGCCAGAAGTACGAAGCACCAAAAAGCAACCTGCCTGCAGTATTCCGCGACATGAAGTTTGCGGACTATCAGAAAATTCATTTCCTGCAGGAAAAGGCCGAGTGGGCCAAGGACAAGACCCCGTTCAAGCTTTCGTTCTACCACCAGGGCATGCACTTCGACACCCCGGTGAAAATCAACGAGGTCACCGCCACCAAGGTCGAGGAAATCAAGTACGACCCGAGCCGCTTCGAGTTCGGTGACGTGCCACATGACCCGGAAACCACCAAGAACCTGGGTTATGCCGGCTTCCGCGTGCTGTACCCGATCAACAAGGCCGACAAGCAAGACGAAATCATGACCTTGCTGGGTGCCAGCTACTTCCGCGTGGTCGGCAAGGGCCATGTGTATGGCCTGTCGGCCCGTGGCCTGGCCATTGACACTGCGCTGCCGTCGGGCGAGGAATTCCCGCGCTTCACCGAGTTCTGGGTCGAGAAGCCCAAGCCGGCCGACAAGCACCTGGTGATCTACGCCCTGCTCGATTCGCCGCGCTCCACTGGCGCCTACAAGCTGACCCTGCGCCCGGGCAACGACACCGTGGTCGACGTACAGTCCCAGGTCTTCCTGCGTGACCAGGTCAGCCGCCTGGGCATTGCCCCGCTGACCAGCATGTTCCTGTTCGGCCCCAACCAGCCGTCCAAGGTCCTCAACTATCGCCCGGCCCTGCACGACTCCGAAGGCCTGTCGATTCATGCCGGCAATGGCGAGTGGATCTGGCGCCCGCTGAACAACCCGAAACACCTGGCCGTGAGCAACTTCAGTGTCGAGAACCCGCGTGGTTTCGGCCTGATGCAGCGCCAGCGCGCCTTCAGCGACTACGAAGACCTCGACGACAACTACCAGAAGCGCCCAAGCGCCTGGATCGAGCCGAAGGGTGACTGGGGCAAAGGCACCGTCGATCTGGTCGAAATCCCGACCGCCGACGAGACCAACGACAATATCGTTGCTTTCTGGAGCCCGGAGAAACTGCCGGAGCCAGGCAAGCCGTTCGAGTATGCCTACCGCCTGCACTGGACCATCGACGAAGCGAAGTTCCAGGCGCCTGAGCTGGGCTCGGTCAAGCAGACCCTGCGCTCCACCGGTGACGTCAAGCAGTCCAACCTGATCCGCCAGCCAGACGGTAGCGTGGCCTTCCTGGTCGACTTCGCCGGCCCGGCCCTGGCCGCACTGCCGGAAGACACCGCCGTGCGCAGCCAGATCAGCGTTGACGACAACGCCGAGGTGGTCGAGAACAATCTGCGCTATAACCCTGAGACCAAGGGCTGGCGCCTGACCCTGCGCTTGAAGGTCAAGGAAGCCAACAAATCGACCGAAATGCGTGCCGCGCTGGTGCGTGATGTGCCGGTCGAGCCCGCCAAGCCTGCCCAGGACGCCAAGCAGGACAAGGCCGCAGCCAAACATGCCAAGGCCGAGAAAGCCGTCAAGGCCGAACAACCTGCCGCCGATGCGGCGCCCACCAACGGGGCCCCGGCCACCACCGAGAAGGTGCTGACCGAGACCTGGAGCTATCAGTTGCCTGCCGATGAGTAA
- the dtd gene encoding D-aminoacyl-tRNA deacylase (*Name dtd), with protein MRGLLQRVRGARVEVAGEVVGAIDQGLLVLVAVEPEDSREQADKLLHKLLNYRVFSDEQGKMNLSLKDVGGGLLLVSQFTLAADTRNGMRPSFSTAAPPALGAELFDYLLQQAKSQHAEVASGQFGADMQVHLVNDGPVTFMLQI; from the coding sequence ATGAGGGGCTTGTTGCAGCGCGTGCGCGGTGCGCGGGTTGAAGTCGCGGGGGAGGTGGTTGGCGCCATCGACCAGGGTTTGCTGGTGCTGGTGGCCGTCGAGCCTGAAGATTCCCGTGAGCAGGCCGATAAACTGTTGCACAAGCTGCTGAACTACCGTGTATTCAGCGATGAGCAAGGCAAGATGAACCTGTCGCTCAAGGATGTCGGGGGTGGTTTGTTGCTGGTGTCGCAGTTCACCTTGGCGGCGGACACCCGCAACGGCATGCGCCCGAGCTTCTCGACGGCCGCACCGCCGGCCCTCGGGGCTGAATTGTTCGACTATCTTTTGCAGCAAGCGAAGAGCCAGCATGCCGAGGTGGCGAGCGGGCAGTTCGGAGCAGACATGCAGGTGCATCTGGTCAATGATGGCCCCGTAACATTTATGTTACAAATATGA